In the Dehalococcoidia bacterium genome, CACCTATCGCGTCGCTTCAACCACGAGTTACCCCTACGACGGCAACACTTGGATCCATGTGGCGGGCACATACGACGGGACGATGATGCGTATTTACTACAACGGCGTCCTGGAGAACTCGGTCCCCGGCCCGCCAGCCATTAACACCAATAACGAAGTCCTGCGCGTCGGCCAGGACGCTTCCGGCCGCTCTTTCCGCGGCACGCTCGACGACGTCCGGATCTACAACCGTGCCCTCAGCCCTGCTGAGATAGCGGATCTAGCGGCCACACCCACGCCTACCCCTACTCCAACCGACACTGCGACACCGACGCCGACCCACACGTTCACGCCGACGCCCACTGACACGCCCACGGCCACACCGACCTACACGCCGACGCCCACTGACACGCCCACTCCCACGCAGACCTACACTCCGACTCCGACGCCGACGGATACCGCTACGCCGACGCCGACGGAGACCTACACGCCGACGCCGACTCCCACGCCGACGGACACTGCCACGCCCACTCCCACGCAGACCTACACGCCGACGCCGACTCCCACGCCGACGGATACCGCTACGCCGACTCCCACAGCCACGGCCTGCCCGGG is a window encoding:
- a CDS encoding LamG domain-containing protein, giving the protein TYRVASTTSYPYDGNTWIHVAGTYDGTMMRIYYNGVLENSVPGPPAINTNNEVLRVGQDASGRSFRGTLDDVRIYNRALSPAEIADLAATPTPTPTPTDTATPTPTHTFTPTPTDTPTATPTYTPTPTDTPTPTQTYTPTPTPTDTATPTPTETYTPTPTPTPTDTATPTPTQTYTPTPTPTPTDTATPTPTATACPGDADCDGVLDAQDNCVATFNPDQLNSDARPIDNGPVIGGDDITVPNGDGLGDACDDDDDNDWLSDINEATAGTSPLVADTDGDRVLDGAEVILGSDPLDPASKPSCAGIEDNDRDCLA